Proteins encoded in a region of the Candidatus Acetothermia bacterium genome:
- a CDS encoding phosphoglucomutase/phosphomannomutase family protein, protein MIAEDFTFANVARVGAAIAAYLDDPGRSGMAIYRAWGAPYRPAAAGLIVGYDTRFLSDVFASHLGRTVAKAGIPVQITSSPVPTPALSAAVVDRGLAGGVMITASHNPPYWSGVKVKPEYGGSATADVTARIEARLPAHPPAVDDAAELESVAIQADYLDRLRKLVDLRAIARAPIYAVVDAMYGSAQGYLPVLFREIRLPHLAIRSTVDPLFGGKKPEPLAENVVPLRAVIRSLGVRSRGRIVVGLITDGDGDRAAAMDENGGFLDAHRMAALLLWHLIRHRGLQGRVLKSFALTDMIQKLAQEAGLPCQEIKIGFKWAVEALVTGTAAFAGEESGGYGYQWHIPERDGILSDLLLLELVAATGERLSTLVHHLFQRVGPHHYARRDLKLAARVAIVDRLQARPPDELAGQRVVAVETLDGVKLRFDRGWLLFRASGTEPILRLYCEMDSPDGVQHMLDAAEQLVEGGLL, encoded by the coding sequence GTGATCGCCGAGGATTTCACGTTCGCCAACGTGGCCCGGGTGGGGGCGGCCATCGCCGCCTACCTCGACGACCCGGGCCGGAGCGGGATGGCGATCTACCGGGCGTGGGGGGCGCCGTACCGGCCGGCCGCGGCTGGGCTGATCGTCGGCTACGATACCCGGTTCCTGTCCGATGTGTTCGCCTCCCACCTCGGTCGGACGGTGGCCAAGGCCGGGATTCCCGTGCAGATCACGTCTTCCCCCGTGCCCACCCCGGCCCTGTCTGCGGCCGTGGTGGACCGCGGGCTCGCCGGCGGGGTGATGATCACCGCCTCCCACAACCCGCCTTACTGGAGCGGGGTCAAGGTCAAGCCGGAGTATGGGGGGTCGGCCACTGCCGACGTCACCGCCCGGATCGAGGCCCGCCTCCCTGCCCACCCGCCCGCGGTGGACGACGCGGCGGAACTGGAGTCGGTGGCGATCCAGGCCGACTACCTGGACCGGCTGCGGAAGCTCGTGGACCTCCGGGCCATCGCCCGCGCCCCGATCTACGCGGTGGTGGACGCCATGTACGGCTCGGCCCAGGGGTACCTCCCGGTTCTGTTCCGGGAGATCCGCCTGCCCCACCTCGCCATCCGGTCCACCGTGGACCCCCTGTTCGGGGGGAAGAAACCGGAGCCGCTCGCCGAGAACGTAGTCCCGTTGCGGGCGGTGATCCGCTCCCTGGGCGTCCGGAGCCGGGGGCGGATCGTGGTTGGGCTCATCACCGACGGGGATGGGGATCGGGCCGCGGCAATGGACGAGAACGGAGGCTTCCTCGACGCCCACCGCATGGCCGCCCTGCTCCTGTGGCACCTCATCCGCCACCGGGGGCTCCAGGGGCGGGTCCTCAAGTCGTTCGCCCTCACGGACATGATCCAGAAGCTGGCCCAGGAGGCTGGCCTTCCCTGCCAGGAGATCAAGATCGGCTTCAAGTGGGCGGTGGAGGCGCTCGTCACCGGCACCGCCGCGTTCGCCGGCGAGGAATCCGGCGGCTACGGGTACCAGTGGCACATCCCGGAGCGGGACGGGATTCTCTCCGACTTGCTCCTCCTCGAGCTGGTGGCCGCCACCGGGGAGAGGCTTTCGACCCTGGTGCACCACCTGTTCCAACGGGTGGGCCCACACCACTACGCGCGGCGGGACCTGAAGTTGGCAGCGCGGGTGGCGATCGTGGACCGCCTTCAGGCCCGGCCCCCGGATGAGCTGGCCGGCCAGCGGGTGGTGGCGGTGGAGACCCTGGACGGGGTGAAGCTCCGGTTCGACCGGGGGTGGCTCCTT
- a CDS encoding DUF3795 domain-containing protein, which produces MGHREAGACGDWCGKCPHFSRKCPGCIPLQHLDCPFVRCCLARDIEHCGLCPDFPCRELREFVPDDRPGCPPGYHIENLRDRAARGTAAWLAAQREAWRKP; this is translated from the coding sequence ATGGGCCACCGTGAGGCGGGCGCATGCGGGGATTGGTGTGGGAAGTGCCCACACTTTTCGCGGAAGTGCCCGGGCTGCATCCCCCTCCAGCACCTGGACTGCCCGTTCGTGCGGTGCTGCCTCGCCCGGGACATCGAGCACTGCGGCCTCTGTCCGGACTTCCCATGTCGGGAGCTTCGGGAGTTCGTGCCCGACGATCGGCCCGGGTGCCCGCCGGGTTACCACATCGAAAACCTGCGGGACCGGGCGGCCCGGGGCACCGCGGCGTGGCTCGCCGCCCAACGGGAGGCGTGGCGGAAGCCCTGA
- the hflX gene encoding GTPase HflX — translation MGGKRTLIPAIEDYLGRRARVYGQERAILADVLSPQPEVDPDERMAELAALARTARVAVMAQLVQRRARPDPATFLGRGKAGEIRSLAAEVGADTLIVGAAISPAQARNLEEATRLKVVDRSQLILDIFAQRAGTKEAALAVELAQLEYLLPRLRGWGQALTDPGGGIGTRGPGETRLEQGRRAVRRRIQAIRGELARAHQARDIRRRRRRKAGPPEVVIVGYTNSGKSTLFNQLTQSDVLVEDKLFATLDTRVRRVPLPGGGVVVVTDTVGFIRDLPHQLVPAFHATLESVHDADLLLLVLDASSPSAPDHLRVVRRVIAKEILRPGEPHPPILHVLNKIDLVESEAQQARLAALQLEAIPHICISAKTGDNVSALKRAVAALLAGQAVARAHPGR, via the coding sequence ATGGGAGGCAAGCGAACCCTGATCCCGGCCATCGAGGACTACCTCGGCCGGCGGGCCCGGGTCTATGGGCAGGAACGGGCGATCCTGGCCGACGTCCTATCTCCTCAACCCGAGGTTGACCCCGACGAGCGGATGGCGGAGCTGGCAGCCCTGGCGCGCACGGCCCGGGTGGCGGTGATGGCCCAACTCGTGCAGCGGCGAGCACGCCCCGATCCGGCCACGTTCCTCGGCCGGGGCAAGGCCGGGGAGATCCGGAGCCTGGCCGCAGAGGTGGGGGCAGATACGCTCATCGTGGGGGCCGCGATCTCCCCGGCCCAGGCCCGCAACCTGGAGGAGGCGACCCGCCTCAAGGTGGTGGATCGCTCCCAGCTCATCCTGGACATCTTCGCTCAGCGCGCCGGGACCAAGGAAGCGGCCCTGGCCGTGGAGCTGGCCCAGCTCGAGTACCTCCTCCCGCGCCTCCGGGGATGGGGGCAGGCCCTCACCGATCCCGGCGGGGGGATCGGCACCCGCGGCCCTGGGGAAACGCGCCTCGAGCAGGGCCGGCGCGCCGTGCGGCGGCGGATCCAAGCCATCCGTGGGGAACTCGCGCGGGCCCACCAGGCCCGGGACATCCGCCGCCGTCGCCGCCGCAAGGCCGGCCCGCCCGAGGTGGTCATCGTCGGGTACACCAACTCCGGCAAGTCCACCCTGTTCAACCAACTCACCCAAAGCGACGTGCTCGTAGAGGACAAGCTGTTCGCCACCCTGGACACCCGTGTCCGGAGGGTCCCCCTCCCCGGAGGCGGGGTGGTGGTGGTGACGGACACGGTGGGGTTCATCCGGGACCTGCCCCACCAGCTCGTGCCCGCGTTCCACGCCACGCTGGAATCCGTGCACGACGCGGACCTCCTGCTCCTCGTCCTCGATGCCTCCTCCCCGTCCGCGCCGGACCACCTCCGGGTCGTGCGGCGGGTGATCGCCAAGGAGATCCTTCGGCCGGGGGAACCCCATCCCCCCATCCTGCACGTGCTCAACAAGATCGACCTCGTCGAGAGCGAAGCGCAACAGGCGCGGCTTGCGGCGCTCCAGCTCGAGGCGATCCCCCACATCTGCATCTCCGCCAAGACCGGGGACAACGTGTCCGCCCTGAAACGGGCGGTTGCGGCCTTGCTCGCCGGCCAGGCCGTGGCGCGGGCTCACCCCGGTCGGTAG
- the murA gene encoding UDP-N-acetylglucosamine 1-carboxyvinyltransferase encodes MIVVDGGRPLVGTVQASGAKNAALPAVMASLLTTDPVVIENAPRLLDMDTALTLARTLGKEVGREGGTVRLCGGDELAQAAPDAVVQRMRASFLALGPLLARTGEVWMPLPGGCAIGPRPVDLHLRGLACLGAEIAVDGGVVHAKACQLRGSTVYLDYPSVGATEQVLLAGALAEGETVVVNPAREPEVVDLTRLLSAMGADVVWHMDRVVIRGRPELEGATHRLIPDRIEAGTYLLAGAITRGTVTVTGVRPDHLDALLAKISQAGVEVAVEEAAVRVAASARPHAVNVQTGPYPGFPTDLQPPLVAFLCLAEGQATVTETVFESRFGQVEALVRMGARVRVSGNTAITEGVSGLHGATVQATDIRAGAAVVLAALAAHGRTEIRGGGHLARGYEDFVGKLRGLGATVWEASEP; translated from the coding sequence GTGATCGTCGTCGACGGCGGCCGTCCCCTGGTCGGCACGGTGCAAGCGTCCGGGGCCAAGAACGCCGCCTTGCCCGCGGTGATGGCCTCGCTCCTCACCACGGACCCGGTGGTTATCGAGAATGCCCCGCGCCTCCTGGACATGGACACCGCCCTCACCCTGGCCCGCACCCTGGGGAAGGAGGTGGGGCGAGAGGGGGGCACGGTCCGGCTCTGCGGGGGGGATGAGCTCGCCCAAGCCGCCCCGGATGCTGTCGTCCAGCGCATGCGCGCCTCGTTCCTCGCCCTGGGGCCCCTCCTCGCCCGCACCGGTGAGGTGTGGATGCCTCTTCCCGGCGGGTGCGCCATCGGCCCACGGCCGGTGGACCTCCACCTGCGGGGGCTGGCCTGCCTGGGGGCGGAGATCGCCGTGGACGGCGGTGTCGTCCACGCCAAGGCCTGCCAGCTTCGGGGGTCCACGGTGTACCTCGACTACCCGTCGGTGGGGGCCACGGAGCAAGTCCTCCTGGCCGGGGCACTGGCCGAGGGGGAGACGGTGGTGGTCAACCCAGCCCGGGAGCCGGAAGTGGTGGACCTGACCCGCCTCCTCTCCGCGATGGGGGCGGACGTGGTGTGGCACATGGACCGGGTGGTCATCCGTGGGCGGCCGGAGCTTGAGGGGGCCACGCACCGGCTGATCCCCGACCGGATCGAGGCCGGAACCTACCTCCTCGCCGGGGCGATCACCCGGGGGACGGTGACCGTGACCGGAGTGCGGCCGGACCACCTGGATGCGCTGCTCGCCAAGATCTCCCAGGCCGGGGTGGAGGTGGCGGTAGAGGAAGCGGCGGTGCGGGTCGCAGCGTCGGCCCGTCCTCATGCGGTGAACGTGCAGACTGGTCCCTATCCCGGGTTCCCCACCGACCTCCAGCCACCGCTGGTGGCGTTCCTGTGCCTGGCCGAAGGACAGGCCACGGTGACGGAGACCGTGTTCGAATCCCGGTTCGGCCAGGTGGAGGCGCTCGTGCGCATGGGGGCGAGGGTCCGCGTTTCCGGGAACACGGCGATCACCGAAGGCGTGAGCGGGCTTCACGGGGCAACGGTGCAGGCCACCGACATCCGTGCCGGGGCAGCGGTGGTGCTGGCTGCCCTGGCCGCCCACGGGCGCACCGAGATCCGCGGGGGGGGCCACCTCGCCCGCGGCTACGAGGACTTTGTGGGGAAACTTCGAGGGTTGGGGGCAACGGTATGGGAGGCAAGCGAACCCTGA
- a CDS encoding M23 family metallopeptidase, whose protein sequence is MSDNPILAVAIALLFLPLLLVPFLPSPQAGGPVAPPPATASAFPTYVVRPGDTLSGIADRHGVPLAYLVASNEIADPSLVRPGQLLYIPQGGVLHTVKPGQTVADIAKTYDVAEDAIRSANNLAGEPSPGARLLVPAPGTVPQATAVELGRGRSSLFVWPARGPISSPFGPRVHPIYRVPSFHSGVDIALPEGTTVYAAAPGRVVEADWQGGYGLLVVIDHGNGYTTYYGHLSRLLVFPGQFVEAGQPIARSGNTGLSTGPHLHFEVRQGDNPVDPVPLLP, encoded by the coding sequence GTGAGTGACAACCCGATCCTGGCGGTGGCCATCGCCCTCCTGTTCCTCCCGCTCCTCTTGGTCCCGTTCCTCCCGAGCCCCCAGGCGGGGGGGCCGGTGGCCCCGCCGCCGGCGACCGCCTCCGCTTTTCCTACCTACGTGGTCCGCCCGGGGGATACCTTGTCCGGAATCGCCGACCGGCACGGCGTCCCCCTTGCGTACCTCGTGGCCAGCAACGAGATCGCCGACCCGTCGCTGGTACGCCCGGGCCAGCTCCTCTACATCCCCCAAGGGGGGGTGCTGCACACGGTGAAGCCGGGGCAGACCGTGGCCGACATCGCCAAGACCTATGACGTGGCCGAGGACGCGATCCGCAGCGCCAACAACCTTGCCGGCGAGCCGTCACCAGGTGCGCGGCTCCTCGTGCCCGCCCCGGGGACGGTGCCCCAGGCCACCGCGGTCGAGCTCGGCCGAGGGCGGAGCAGCCTGTTCGTATGGCCGGCGCGAGGGCCGATCTCGTCCCCGTTCGGACCCCGCGTTCACCCCATCTACCGGGTGCCCTCGTTCCACTCCGGGGTGGACATCGCCCTTCCCGAGGGGACCACGGTGTACGCCGCCGCCCCGGGGCGGGTGGTGGAGGCCGACTGGCAGGGGGGCTATGGCTTGCTCGTGGTCATCGACCATGGGAACGGGTACACCACCTATTACGGCCATCTATCGCGGCTCCTGGTGTTCCCAGGCCAGTTCGTGGAAGCAGGGCAACCCATCGCCCGGTCCGGGAACACCGGGCTTTCGACTGGTCCTCACCTCCACTTCGAGGTCCGCCAGGGGGACAACCCGGTGGACCCGGTACCCCTGCTCCCGTGA
- the rho gene encoding transcription termination factor Rho yields MIGMQMTEVRALGPEKLQELAQNLGVNGFGELAPAELELATMRILAERQELVTEGVLEIMPDGYGFLRERSCLPSRYDVYVSPSQIKRFALKDGDIVQGLVRPPREGERYFALLKVDQVDGMDPEAVRKRADFQHLTPLHPNEQLVLEHNAEELSTRMIDLFSPIGKGQRGLIVSPPKAGKTTLLKHIAQGLEANYPDVRLLILLVDERPEEVTDFRRSVTRAEVIAATFDMEPQHHTRVAELATAEAKRLVEVGYDVVILMDSLTRLARAYNLSITPSGKLLSGGIDPTALYKPKEFFGAARNLEEGGSLTIIATALVDTGSRLDQVVFEEFKGTGNMELVLNRDLANRRLFPAIDLIQSGTRKEELLLKPDVLRRVWILRKLLAEMPDPGSALEFIKQKMEQTRTNKQFLELMNSE; encoded by the coding sequence GTGATCGGCATGCAGATGACCGAGGTACGCGCACTTGGCCCGGAGAAGCTCCAGGAGCTCGCGCAAAACCTTGGGGTCAACGGCTTCGGCGAGCTCGCCCCGGCCGAGCTGGAGCTCGCCACGATGCGCATCCTGGCCGAACGCCAGGAGTTGGTGACCGAGGGCGTGCTGGAGATCATGCCCGACGGCTACGGGTTCCTCCGGGAGAGATCCTGCCTCCCCAGCCGGTACGACGTGTACGTGTCCCCGTCCCAGATCAAGCGGTTCGCTCTCAAGGACGGGGACATCGTGCAGGGCCTGGTCCGCCCACCCCGGGAAGGGGAGCGCTACTTCGCCCTGCTCAAGGTGGACCAGGTGGACGGGATGGACCCCGAGGCTGTGCGCAAGCGAGCGGACTTCCAGCACCTGACCCCGCTCCACCCGAACGAGCAGCTCGTCCTGGAGCACAACGCCGAGGAGCTCTCCACGCGGATGATCGACCTGTTTTCCCCTATCGGCAAGGGGCAGCGTGGGCTCATCGTGTCCCCGCCCAAGGCGGGCAAGACCACCCTCCTCAAGCACATCGCCCAAGGCCTGGAGGCCAATTACCCGGACGTGCGCCTCCTCATCCTGCTCGTGGACGAGCGGCCGGAGGAGGTAACGGACTTCCGGCGCTCGGTGACACGGGCCGAGGTGATCGCGGCCACGTTCGACATGGAGCCCCAGCACCACACCCGGGTGGCGGAGCTGGCCACGGCCGAGGCCAAGCGCCTGGTGGAGGTGGGGTACGACGTGGTGATCCTCATGGACTCCCTGACCCGCCTGGCCCGTGCCTACAACCTGTCCATCACCCCGTCCGGGAAGCTCCTCTCCGGTGGGATCGACCCCACCGCCCTCTACAAGCCGAAGGAGTTCTTCGGGGCGGCCCGGAACCTCGAGGAAGGAGGGTCCCTCACCATCATCGCCACCGCGCTCGTCGACACGGGATCTCGCCTCGACCAGGTGGTGTTCGAGGAGTTCAAGGGCACCGGGAACATGGAGCTTGTTCTGAACCGGGATCTCGCCAACCGGCGGCTCTTCCCGGCCATCGACCTCATCCAATCGGGCACGAGAAAAGAGGAACTTCTCCTCAAGCCGGATGTCCTTCGCCGGGTGTGGATCCTGCGTAAGCTCCTCGCGGAGATGCCGGATCCAGGAAGCGCCCTGGAGTTCATCAAGCAGAAGATGGAACAGACGCGGACGAACAAGCAGTTCCTGGAGTTGATGAACAGTGAGTGA
- a CDS encoding glycosyltransferase family 2 protein, producing MKVSAIIPAYNEAERIGAVLEPLLSAPSVGEIVVVDDGSTDGTAEVADGYGVHVVRLPANRGKAAAMAAGVANAQGDVLLFLDADLTGLRVHHVEDMIRAYAEGDADVVIGVFREGRMATDLSQRIASFLSGQRVMSRKNWERASGAVEDTEFGIEAALTKLALKEGWRQKKVVLCGVSHVRKEEKRGFWAGMVDRMAMYWDVLKSFFKKI from the coding sequence ATGAAAGTCTCAGCCATCATCCCGGCGTACAACGAAGCGGAAAGGATTGGAGCCGTCCTGGAACCGTTGCTCTCTGCGCCCTCGGTGGGCGAGATTGTCGTTGTGGACGATGGATCCACCGATGGCACCGCGGAAGTGGCGGATGGTTACGGGGTGCATGTGGTGCGTCTCCCGGCCAATCGCGGCAAGGCCGCGGCGATGGCGGCAGGGGTAGCGAACGCTCAAGGTGATGTGCTCCTGTTTCTTGATGCGGACCTTACCGGCCTCCGCGTCCACCACGTGGAGGACATGATCCGCGCCTATGCGGAGGGGGATGCAGACGTGGTGATCGGCGTGTTCCGGGAGGGGCGTATGGCCACCGACCTTTCCCAACGGATCGCGTCCTTCCTGTCTGGCCAGCGGGTGATGTCCCGCAAGAACTGGGAGCGGGCCAGTGGGGCGGTGGAGGACACGGAGTTCGGGATCGAAGCTGCCCTGACCAAGCTAGCGTTGAAGGAAGGATGGCGCCAAAAAAAAGTGGTCCTGTGCGGGGTAAGCCACGTGCGCAAGGAAGAGAAACGCGGGTTTTGGGCGGGGATGGTCGATCGCATGGCCATGTATTGGGATGTCCTCAAGTCCTTTTTCAAGAAGATTTAA
- a CDS encoding proline--tRNA ligase has protein sequence MAYVRASQYLLPTWKEDPADADLPSHRLMLRAGMIRPLAAGIYTYLPLAWRALRKIEAIIREEMDAIGGCELHMPIVHPAELWAKTGRLEDFGSQLVRFRDRAGRDMVLGPTHEEVVTDLARREIQSWRQLPLMLYQIQTKFRDEPRSRGGLVRVREFTMKDAYSFHESFEDLDRYYPQVYRAYLNIFRRCGLAPLPVEADPGLMGGSGSHEFMLPSEYGEDTFVQCERGDYAANREGAVAIKDADEGERERPLEKVATPNCYTIDAVASFLGVPKRKTAKAVFYRGKGELVFVVIRGDLEVNEAKLARAVGTTDLAPATEADIAAVGAVPGYASPIGIRGDGVKVVVDDSIPKARNLVAGANREGWHLRNVNFPRDFSADLVVDVAMARDGDRCPRCGGTLRVTRGIELGHIFKLGTKYSEALGATFLDREGRPRPLIMGCYGIGTGRLLAAVIERHHDDQGIIWPASVAPFHAFIAVLNPDRPDHATFAVRVAECLDRAGLEVLVDDRERTAGEKFHDAKLLGIPVLVVIGPRALAQGEVDLERRRDGAQRKVPAEPDALTHAVYDLLRAESS, from the coding sequence ATGGCCTACGTTCGTGCCAGTCAATATTTGCTCCCCACGTGGAAGGAAGACCCTGCCGATGCGGACCTCCCCAGCCACCGCCTGATGTTGCGGGCGGGGATGATCCGTCCCCTCGCTGCCGGGATCTACACCTACCTCCCGCTGGCGTGGCGGGCGCTGCGGAAGATCGAGGCCATCATCCGCGAGGAGATGGACGCCATCGGCGGGTGTGAGCTTCACATGCCCATCGTCCATCCGGCGGAACTGTGGGCCAAGACCGGGAGGCTTGAGGATTTCGGGTCCCAGCTCGTGCGGTTCCGGGATCGCGCCGGGCGGGACATGGTCCTCGGCCCCACCCACGAGGAGGTGGTGACCGACCTCGCCCGGCGGGAGATCCAATCCTGGCGCCAGCTTCCCCTGATGCTCTACCAAATCCAGACAAAGTTCCGCGACGAGCCCCGCTCCCGCGGCGGCCTCGTTCGGGTGCGGGAGTTCACGATGAAGGACGCCTACAGCTTCCACGAGAGCTTCGAGGACCTGGACCGCTACTACCCCCAGGTGTACCGGGCCTACCTGAACATCTTCCGGCGCTGTGGCCTCGCGCCTCTCCCGGTGGAGGCCGATCCCGGGCTGATGGGCGGCTCGGGGTCCCACGAGTTCATGCTCCCCAGCGAATACGGTGAGGACACCTTCGTCCAGTGCGAGCGCGGCGATTATGCGGCCAACCGAGAGGGAGCGGTGGCGATCAAGGATGCCGACGAGGGGGAACGGGAGCGCCCGCTGGAGAAGGTGGCTACCCCGAACTGCTACACGATCGACGCGGTGGCGAGCTTCCTCGGGGTCCCCAAGCGGAAGACGGCCAAGGCCGTGTTCTACCGGGGCAAGGGCGAGCTCGTGTTCGTGGTGATCCGTGGAGACCTCGAGGTGAACGAGGCCAAGCTCGCCCGGGCCGTGGGGACCACGGACCTCGCCCCGGCCACCGAGGCCGACATCGCCGCGGTGGGCGCGGTCCCCGGTTATGCCTCGCCCATCGGCATCAGGGGGGATGGGGTCAAGGTGGTGGTGGACGATTCCATCCCCAAGGCCCGCAACCTCGTGGCCGGGGCGAACCGGGAGGGGTGGCACCTCAGGAACGTCAATTTCCCCCGTGATTTCTCCGCCGACCTCGTGGTGGACGTGGCGATGGCCCGGGACGGCGACCGGTGTCCCCGCTGCGGGGGGACCCTCCGCGTCACGCGAGGGATCGAGCTCGGGCACATCTTCAAGCTGGGGACCAAATACTCCGAGGCGCTGGGGGCGACGTTCCTCGACCGCGAAGGAAGGCCGCGGCCCCTGATCATGGGCTGCTACGGGATCGGGACAGGGCGGCTCCTCGCCGCGGTGATCGAGCGCCATCACGACGACCAGGGCATCATCTGGCCGGCCTCCGTGGCCCCGTTCCACGCGTTCATTGCCGTGCTCAACCCGGACCGTCCGGACCATGCCACGTTCGCCGTCCGGGTCGCCGAATGCCTGGACCGAGCCGGGCTGGAGGTGCTGGTGGACGACCGGGAGAGAACGGCCGGGGAGAAGTTCCACGACGCCAAGCTCCTCGGGATCCCGGTGCTCGTGGTGATCGGGCCGCGGGCGTTGGCCCAGGGCGAGGTGGACCTGGAGCGGCGCCGGGACGGGGCGCAGCGGAAGGTCCCGGCCGAACCCGACGCCTTGACCCATGCCGTGTACGACCTCCTCCGTGCCGAGTCCAGTTGA
- a CDS encoding CBS domain-containing protein: protein MKARELMRRDLTAADLDTPVTRVIYLMDQSGLTSLPVVDEEGRVVGIVSERDLIRAALPGYLDMLQSASFLPSVNQLARRLGEIAHEPIAKFMTREVVTVRPDDGDFHIADIMIRKGLKQIPVVDADGHLVGVVRRIDLLYRLKP, encoded by the coding sequence ATGAAGGCCCGTGAGCTGATGCGCCGGGACCTGACCGCGGCGGACCTGGACACCCCGGTCACCCGGGTCATCTACCTCATGGACCAATCCGGGCTGACCTCGCTTCCGGTGGTGGACGAGGAGGGACGGGTGGTGGGCATCGTGTCCGAACGCGACCTCATCCGGGCCGCCCTGCCGGGATACCTGGACATGCTGCAGTCGGCGTCCTTCCTCCCCAGCGTGAACCAGCTCGCCCGGAGGCTCGGGGAGATCGCGCATGAACCCATCGCCAAGTTCATGACCCGGGAGGTGGTCACCGTGCGTCCCGACGATGGCGACTTTCACATCGCGGACATCATGATCCGTAAGGGACTCAAACAGATCCCGGTGGTGGACGCGGACGGGCACCTGGTAGGGGTGGTCCGCCGCATCGACCTCTTGTACCGGCTGAAGCCGTAA
- a CDS encoding 1-phosphofructokinase family hexose kinase has product MILTVTLNPTLDKFYRVDHLPLSLERVEEEIVIRAIKSSTSAGGKGINVSVFLSAHGVDTVAMGFLAGHTGQIILRDLLAWGVTANFVWIEGESRTNVTILEQGKEYHPVRIHEEGPEVPHPAVDIFLRKYERMLARAEHVVLAGALPPGIPDDFYRTLVQLAKLRGVPTVLHAGGSPLVEAVQEGPYLAKPDVREELRFWDMPLRTEEEIIRAGRRAVECGVTACLISHHVTGDILITPDGVWELEAKVPLTTFKNLVGADDALVGGILVELARGAALLDAVKYGMAAAVATAEVEEKLCLDEAAIKRELDHVVIRPKGGG; this is encoded by the coding sequence ATGATCCTCACCGTCACCCTCAACCCGACCCTGGACAAGTTCTACCGGGTGGATCACCTCCCCCTGTCCCTGGAGCGGGTGGAGGAGGAGATCGTGATCCGCGCCATCAAGTCCAGTACTTCCGCGGGCGGAAAGGGGATCAACGTCTCCGTCTTCCTCTCCGCCCATGGGGTGGACACGGTGGCGATGGGGTTCCTCGCCGGACACACCGGGCAGATCATCCTCCGGGACCTCTTGGCGTGGGGTGTGACCGCGAACTTCGTGTGGATCGAGGGGGAAAGCCGGACCAACGTCACCATCCTCGAACAAGGCAAGGAGTACCACCCGGTCCGGATCCACGAGGAGGGGCCGGAGGTCCCGCACCCCGCGGTGGACATCTTCCTCCGCAAGTACGAGCGCATGCTGGCGCGGGCGGAACACGTGGTGCTGGCCGGGGCCCTGCCCCCGGGAATCCCGGACGACTTCTACCGCACGTTGGTCCAACTGGCCAAGCTGCGGGGCGTGCCCACAGTGCTCCATGCCGGCGGTAGTCCCCTGGTGGAGGCGGTCCAGGAAGGGCCGTACCTGGCCAAGCCCGACGTGCGGGAGGAGCTCCGGTTTTGGGACATGCCCCTCCGCACGGAAGAGGAGATCATCCGGGCCGGCAGGCGGGCCGTGGAGTGCGGGGTCACCGCCTGCCTCATCTCCCACCACGTGACCGGGGACATCCTGATCACCCCGGATGGGGTGTGGGAACTGGAGGCCAAGGTCCCCCTGACCACGTTTAAGAACCTGGTGGGGGCCGACGACGCGTTGGTGGGCGGGATCCTCGTGGAGCTCGCGCGTGGGGCCGCTCTCCTCGATGCCGTCAAGTATGGGATGGCGGCGGCGGTGGCCACGGCCGAGGTCGAGGAAAAGCTGTGCCTGGACGAAGCGGCCATCAAACGGGAGCTCGACCATGTGGTGATCCGGCCTAAGGGGGGCGGATGA